In Peptostreptococcus equinus, the DNA window AATATTTAAATACCATATTATAAATTTTTCTCTTCTATTTATATAGTGTGAAGACTATTACGTACTTTTTTCATAAAAAAATAAGGGTAGCTAAATGCTACCCCCTTCTAATTATAATAAATATCCATTGCTATTGAACTTATATTTTTTCCCTTGAATCTCCTGTTCTCCAGTAACCATGTACCCATTAGAGTTAAAGTAGAACCAATGGCTGTTGTATTTTAGCCATCCTGTTTTCATTTCTCCAGTACCTGGTTGCATATAAAACCATGCTTTACCCGACTTTAACCAACCTATCTTCTTTTTATTGTCTATGTAGTAGTACCACTTACCATTTTCTTGTACCCATCCTTTTTTAGTTGATACTGATGTTTTTTGAGAATTAACTTCTACAGCAACACTATCTTTAGATAAATCTAATATTAATCGCCTAGGCTGTTTTATATCAGATAAAAACTTGTTCCACCTTCCGTTATTAGTCCCAGTGAACCCTTGTGGGCAATTTTTTCTTGTTGCATCCCAATGTCTAACCACTTTGGCATTAGGATATTGCATTAGAAGTTCTTTCACCAATTCTATTGTGTTAAACAACATCTTATCAGAATAACCATGATTTACACACATTTCTATTGAGATTGAGTTATAATTTGTTATCCCTCCAAGACCTACTCCATAGCCTTGGTTTCCACCTACCGCATAAGCTATAGTAGAATCTCCAACTATTTGAACTATGTCGTTATCATCAACGAAATAGTGTGCTGACGCTCCTACATTATTATTTTGAAAATATTTGTAATGGTTCATTGCTGTAGCTGTATCAGAGGTGTTTGAAGTCCAATGAAGTGCAATAAACTTTATATTAGATTTATCTCTTCTTCCACCAAAATTATTTTTGTTAGTTATTGGTTTATAATAAAAATTAGTCATATTTATTTACCCCCACTTAATCTCTTGATAAACTCTTGAAATAAAGTAACATCTGTTCCATTCTTGCCTACATTTTCTACTATACTCTTTATTTCCATTATCAAATAACCTATATACATTGTATAAACTAAAGCTATTCCCATGCCTTCAGGTATTAACATTGAACAAGGTAAGAAAAATATTAGTAGTAGCATACTGGCTATTTTCCTAAGTATTCCATTAATCCCTTTCTTGGATCTAAACTCTCTATCCTCCCTTACGATAGCAGCTATGGTACCTGTCACAAAGTCTACTATCATTGCTATAGCAATAAGAAGTAATACAAAAAGTACCTTATCCTCCTCATTTGCTGTAAGTAAGCTTAAATATTGAAATATCATATTATGTTTTTCCATGTGATTATTTTTCCTTTCTTTATACATAAAAATGACCTAATAGAACTGAAATCAATTCTATAGGCCAATAATTGTATTCTTATGCTACTGTATCTTGAATTACGAATAATACATCAGTGTATTTTGTCTTTATCATATCATCTGTTGCTGGTTTCCATTTAAGCATCCCAGCTTTTGAAAAATATAATTTATACTTATCTCTTGCTCCTGTTTCTCCTTCATCTACGTACGCCATTGTTATTCTTGCTGCTAAAAATTCTCCCATTTCATTCTCTCCCTTCAATATAAATTTTAATTTATTAAAAATATCGCGACATATTTTAATCATTTTAGCCACCTGCTACTGTTATAGTTAACTCTTCCAATGCAGATGATAATGTATCAATTCTTGTAGCTTGTGCTACTATCTTTTTTTCTAATTCTTCTTTTTCTAACTGTTTTCTAGCTTGTTCTTTCTTTTCGTATTCAGCAATTATTTCTGCTTGCTTAGTTAAATAAGCTTCAACAACAGATTTATCATTTACACCTGTATAACCCTCTTGCTTTAAATCTTCAAGCCACAGCACAAGTGAATCATCAACCAATACTAATGTTTTGCTTTCAGTTTCAGGATAGTTCTCTAGCCACATTTCCTTTGAAAGTCCTTTAAGTTCGCTTTCTTTATCCCATATTTCTATTTTGCTCATATTAACCTCCTACTTTAACTTAGGGTATACAATCCCTAGCCAAGGATTGTCATATATATATATTCTATCTCTTGTCATACACACCTTAGGAGTGAAGTTTCCACCTATAGGATACTCAAACCCATGCTCTTCTGTAGTGAATGTGTCAAGATTTAAGATTGTCATTTTTCCCATGGTTTCATTAAATATATAAATGTATTTTCCTACTCCTATACCTTCCATAGTTGTTGACACAGCAGTTTTTAATATGGTTTTTTCTTTGGTTAATGTGTTAGTAGATAAGTTATATTTATGCAATGCATAATACTTATTATCTGTAGTGCTTTCTACCATATAGATATTGCCATTGTAGTAGTGTCCTATAGTCATATTGTAGGCATTAACTAAGCCTATATCCTTCACAAGGGTAAAGCTTTTAGTTGTCATATTCAGCTTATATATACGTCTAGTTGCTGTATCTAGCGAATAGTGTATATACACGTCTGTGCCATTGTTGAATGTTCTCACATTAGATATAGAAATGTTTAAAGTTGTGAATAATTCTGATGTTTCATATCCTGTATCGAATTTATATATATTAGTAGTTGATGTTGTTGAATCGGCACCCTTGTAGTAAATATTATCTCCATAATCGAATACAAAGCTATCTGTTGCTCCCATTGTTGGGAGTTGACTGTATGGAGGAGTTAATGACCTTGCTTTTAATCCTCCAATTATGTTCAAATATGGGTCGTACACAAAAACTTCTGTTATATTATCCGATGTTGAGTATGGGTTATATAAAATATATACTTTTCCTTTGCACCCAGCAATTATGAACATATTTTCATTAATGTTAGATATAGGTACTAATGGTTTATATGTATCAGCTTTAACCATATCTAGGTGTTCTGCTAGTGCCACCCTATCAGCTAACGTTTTTAAGTTAGTTATAGCTGATGTTGGAGATACAACACTTTGCAGGTTACCAATAAGGCTCTTAGATATAGTGTCAAGTTCAGCAAGTATCTTATCATATACTTTTCGATTAAATCGTATCGCCATTACACTATACCCCCTTTAATCGTTGATATATCAACTCCAAGAAGTTGAGCAAACTTAACATTGTTAGCGTCAATTAAGGCATCTTCACCTGTTATAGCTTCATTAAGCTTTACTATATCTTGTCTGTCAAGTATTTCTGCTGATTTAAGGTTAGCCACGTCTGTGTTAAGTTGCATATTAATTACATCAGACTTTGACGGAATCCACTCTGTCAATCCATCTATATGTCCTCGTACAAGAACTATCCAATCTATGTTTGTATTATTTGCTGTTGTTTTATTTAGATAAGGATAGACAAGCAACTTATTGTTAGTGTCTTTAACTTTCCATGTACTTTTTGCAATATATAATTTCTTTTCAGATGTTCCCCCTGACGGGATACTTGCTATTAGTGTATCGCCGACGGTGTTGCACATATAGAACCGTTGGTCTGACAATATACTACCATAAATAAAAATAGTTATTTTTTCATTGTCTTTTAAGGTGTTATCATCTAAAGTGTAGATTGCAGCTGGATAATTTTGTGAATTAACAATTGGTACATTTCCGTTATTAATTAGGTTGTACCTACTAGTTTGTAACCCTGCTATATCGTTACTCAATCCATTATCAGCAATTTTTAAGTTTGATATATCGGTTTTTGCTGTAGCTAAATCTTTCTTTACTGTATCAAAATCAACAGTCGCTTGTGTAAAAGGAGTTATTTCTTCACCTCTAACCACTCTCCAACTTTTTACATACAATGTGCCAGATTTGAAGTTTTTAAGATAAATTTTCGGGGATATATATGCATTACTATTTTTAACTGTTTCTGTTACAGTAAAAGTATGTTTATTATTAAATTGTGAGCCTGTACTTCTAGTTAGGTCAAACCCATTAGCATAATAAAATGTGTTTGCCATAGTAGCTGTTGCACCAGTTTTATCACCAATACCATAGAAAAAGTAGTTATATCCTTGAGATAAATCAAATCTAGTAACATCTTTCCACATTGTATCGAATACGATAGTGTGCTTTTCACCCAAGGTTAACCATTCATTATAGATTGTAAAAGGTAAATCAAGCAATATCTCTTTTCCAGTTGGATTATCTATAGGAAAAGCTAACCAAATAGGTGAAGTATTCACACTTAGATTAGGTTTTACTGTATCAGTAACCCTACCTTTTAGCCAATCTAATACATCTTTCAGAGATTGATTGGACCAATTAGATAACTTAATTGTAGTTTCCTTAGCACTCTTGAAAACATATTTAATTAAATTCGACAAATTTTTCTGTCCATCTTTATCTACTATATATCCATCTAAATTAACATCTGATATTGGACCGATTATATTATCAATTATCTCAAAGTTCTCTGCCAGTGGATCTATATCTGTTATATTTGTATTTGTAACTTTATTTAAACCATTTTGTGTCTTTGGGTATTCTTCCATATTATAGTAAATCGCTCCTTTCCTTTAGTTCTTTATATGTCCTATTAAGAGCTTTCCATTGCCCCCAAGTAAGTCCCAAACGTTTTATATCTCCCCACGTCCTAAACCTATAATCAAAATCAAATGCTAAGTGTGCTGGTCTAATGTCATTAATTATCTTTTTAATCTCATCTATTCTTAGTGGAATTCCAACTGTACTAATAAATTTAATTTTAAACCTATACTCAGAAAATAATTCTATTACTTCACAAGTACCATTTGAATATCCTTCAGCTATACTTTTAATTAATAAAGGCGTCACAGTCTCATTTGTTTTAAACCTAGCTAAAATATTAGATCTAGTTGTAGATATATCTACTGTCCTATCATAATCTATCCCTGCAAACTTTGCCCACCATTCAAGAGAGTATGTTGCAGTAGATACCATATATTCATTTTCTGATTCGATTATATCCTGGAATAATCTTTCTATTTCTATTTGGCTGCATCTTAATATTTCTTCTATTAATTCATTTCTATAACAATATGGCAAATACTCTAATAAATTATCTATTGAATACATTACACCACCTCGATTTTTATATTTCTAATCTTTGGTTTTTGCTCTGATGTTATTAAAATATTATTAATATCTCCATTTGCAGTAAAGCTTATCACGTCTGTAACCTCAGGAATAGTTGCTAATAATGAATATAATTTACTAAATATTATACTTTTATTGCACGTTATTAGATAATTATCTCCTATAGATCTATACATTGATTTTATTGTTTCAGAATCTGTGCTTGATTTAATTCTTGCAACAATATCTATATCAAAGTTACTCATAGATTTAACGGTTACACTTGCACCAATAGGCCTCACACTTTCTATATATTCTTTAACTCTTCCTACTGTTTCTTCACTAACTACATTATCCTTACCTGCTACAATAACCTCTACTGTGCCTGGTCCATATTTCAAGTCTGTAGTTTTAGAGTTCTTAACTCCATCAACAGACCTTGCCCACTCATCATAATGATCTACATTTCCTGATATACCTTTATGTCGTTGAGTGAATAAAAATCTTGCATAGTAATCTTCATCAGACTCAATATCAATTCCGTTTATGAAATCATTCTCATTGAATATTCTCTCAAAGTTATGGCTCTCACATGTAAAGTCACTTCCTGCTTTTATATTACCTGCAGCACCTACCTCTATAGCTTTAACTATTGCTTTACCTTCTCCATTTTCTTCAATTACTCCACCTTCAGACACTACAAAATCTAATCCATTACAACTAATGACAAGACCATCTTTAATCAAATATCCTATCTCTCCAGAAAATATTACTTCTCCATGTGCTTGTTCACCTTCTTTTCTTAAGTATCCGAATTCACTAACTCTTTTATCTAAGAATTCATATCTTCCATCAACTAAAAAAATTTGTTTTTCTTCTTCATCTTTTATTGAATATTCTCTTTCAATTGCTAGTGCTACTGCACTAAATATTGCATGTGTTATTGTCCCTTCATAAACAGGAATGTCCAAAGCAAAGTTTGATATCATTGATTCTAGTATTTCTTCTTTATTTCTTACTTGCATTAAATCACTCCTTCCAACGTTGCTGTTCCGTAATCTGTAATTATTTCTGCGGTAATATGTAATTTATCTCCAACTTTTTCTACTCCTCTATCTTTAACATCATGTATATAAGGATTTACCATCCAACATTCTCTTATATATCTATAAGATTCTGCTTCAGTTAGCTCTTTAGTGTATGTGACACCAATTAATTCATTATGTTCACTTCCATAATTTTCGCTAAAAATTTGGTGTTTAAATCGTTGGGTCATCATTGATAAATAACACCAAATTTTAATTGCTTCTAAACCATGTTGAATAACCACATTTCCGTCTGAGTCTTTTAATATAGTCCCATCCTCAAAATTAATTCCTATTTCATATGGAACTGGCAAGGTGGTATCTACATTAGTTATATAGTCTTGTTCAATGCCTGCAAATGGAAATTCATTTACACTCATATATTCACCACCTTGTCTATTATTATAAATTTTTGGATTAACTCTTGTTCATACAAAACTACTAACAACTCATCTCCAACTTTAAAACTATGTTTATCAATACTATTTAGAATTGATAGCTGTGACTCTCCAATTGTATCTAAGAAATTTGAACTAATTAAAAAAGGACTCATAGAAATGACTTTAGCAAAATATATATTTTTTAATTTCGATTCTCTCTCCTTCGCTATATCATTTATAACACCTTTCAATGCTTCATATCCATTCATTAATCCCAGCACCTCCTTACATAGTAACTTCCATATGTATATAACTTTTGTTTTGTAATAGGCTTACCTTGAGGCCCGCCATTATGCACAATCATGCCATTTCCAACACATAAAACAACATGCCTTCCTGAAGGAGAGTACCTACTTCCCATAACTATATAATCACCTGGTAAAGCTTGTGATAAGCTTACTGCTCTACCATTGTTCTTTTGTGATGAAGTG includes these proteins:
- a CDS encoding peptidoglycan recognition protein family protein, with the translated sequence MTNFYYKPITNKNNFGGRRDKSNIKFIALHWTSNTSDTATAMNHYKYFQNNNVGASAHYFVDDNDIVQIVGDSTIAYAVGGNQGYGVGLGGITNYNSISIEMCVNHGYSDKMLFNTIELVKELLMQYPNAKVVRHWDATRKNCPQGFTGTNNGRWNKFLSDIKQPRRLILDLSKDSVAVEVNSQKTSVSTKKGWVQENGKWYYYIDNKKKIGWLKSGKAWFYMQPGTGEMKTGWLKYNSHWFYFNSNGYMVTGEQEIQGKKYKFNSNGYLL
- a CDS encoding phage holin family protein; its protein translation is MEKHNMIFQYLSLLTANEEDKVLFVLLLIAIAMIVDFVTGTIAAIVREDREFRSKKGINGILRKIASMLLLIFFLPCSMLIPEGMGIALVYTMYIGYLIMEIKSIVENVGKNGTDVTLFQEFIKRLSGGK
- a CDS encoding putative phage tail protein: MYSIDNLLEYLPYCYRNELIEEILRCSQIEIERLFQDIIESENEYMVSTATYSLEWWAKFAGIDYDRTVDISTTRSNILARFKTNETVTPLLIKSIAEGYSNGTCEVIELFSEYRFKIKFISTVGIPLRIDEIKKIINDIRPAHLAFDFDYRFRTWGDIKRLGLTWGQWKALNRTYKELKERSDLL
- a CDS encoding baseplate J/gp47 family protein → MQVRNKEEILESMISNFALDIPVYEGTITHAIFSAVALAIEREYSIKDEEEKQIFLVDGRYEFLDKRVSEFGYLRKEGEQAHGEVIFSGEIGYLIKDGLVISCNGLDFVVSEGGVIEENGEGKAIVKAIEVGAAGNIKAGSDFTCESHNFERIFNENDFINGIDIESDEDYYARFLFTQRHKGISGNVDHYDEWARSVDGVKNSKTTDLKYGPGTVEVIVAGKDNVVSEETVGRVKEYIESVRPIGASVTVKSMSNFDIDIVARIKSSTDSETIKSMYRSIGDNYLITCNKSIIFSKLYSLLATIPEVTDVISFTANGDINNILITSEQKPKIRNIKIEVV
- a CDS encoding DUF2634 domain-containing protein gives rise to the protein MSVNEFPFAGIEQDYITNVDTTLPVPYEIGINFEDGTILKDSDGNVVIQHGLEAIKIWCYLSMMTQRFKHQIFSENYGSEHNELIGVTYTKELTEAESYRYIRECWMVNPYIHDVKDRGVEKVGDKLHITAEIITDYGTATLEGVI